aatgcatTCTTAGTTGTTTTTGTCTAACCAAAGCAACCTAAGAAAGTGTAATTCAGTACTGAATATTAAAGTTGTTGATAGAAAATCATTTTGATACAAAATAACCTCTTTGATTAATTTCTTGATTGGTTGTTAGAAGATTTATTGTGATTATAGATTATCACAGCTGATtttgctctctttctcttctgGAAAATCTCACCTGGTAGGACTGAAAGCTCACACTGGTGCCATATCTGCAGTACATGACATAATGCTCGCAGTTGTACCACAGCAGACTGTAAACCACGGAGCCCATGAGCTTCTCGGCTCTCCTAGCCACCTCCTCACCCTCGAACGGAGACCGACTGCACACTTTGTCCATGTGGTTGAGCAGAATCTCTGCGCCGTACGCGAAGTCCTCCACCGAGTCCACCCGGACACTTGCTTTTTTTGCTATCGCGCCTAAAATCAGCCGGTTGTTATTCACCATCTTCTCAATGGCCTTCTCATCGGTAGTCAAGACTGGCAGGATATCAGGAATGAGGTGAGCCACACGGTTGTTCCCCAGATAGATTCCGAAATGTGTGAAGAGAGTTCGAGGGACCTCTAGCAGATCTCCTCTTTTGAACTTGGAGATGTCATACTGGAtcactttcttcttcttttcgtCAAAGTCTGTGACCACAGCGATGTAAAACAGGCTGTAGAGGAACTCTAGAGGAAACATCCTGGAGATGCGGTGAGTTTCTAGATGCTCTGGCACCTGCAGGCTTTATCCCACTTGAGGCAGACTGGGGAGGGGCTTGGGGATTACAAACCCAGAgctattttcagaaaaaatgctCGATAATAAGTACATCACATGCCTAATGAAACAAACAGTTCATAGTTCTCAACGATTTTCTCACCCTTTGTGGATTAAATTACCTAACATTTTCTATTTATGTAACAAAAAAGAGAAAGCTAGTTGTATAATGAACAAATGCTGCAGCAATGACTATATGTAActacttaaaattaattactgAGTATagaatttttcaagattctcaTTGGTTAAACTCTTATGCTCTTATacaaacataaatgaacaatttttttaaattgttaactgtaaaaatataagtTTTGTACAGTTGTAAACTACATTTTCAATAACTGAAACAATTTATGTTAACTGTCTTTGGTAAACAACTGACAACACAAAAGCAAATACAGAtgtaaattactattttttttattatattatttaagaaaagtctaaattatgtttattcTGTATACACTTAAACATAAAGGTTACAAAAGTTTTAGTctgaagaatattttaaaaatctaaagaaccttttttcacTTTATGAAAAGAGATTCCActgatgttaaaggttcttcatgaaactttgtgaaatggaaaaaaatattctattttagtctatatgtgaccctgtaccacaaaacaaGCCGTAAGGAGTACGGGTACATTTggcatttttctttaatgccaaaaatcattaggatattaagttaagatcatgttccattaagatattttgtaaatttcctaccgtataTCAAAaggtaatttttgattagtaatatgcattgctaagaacttcatttggtcagctttaaaggcgattttctcaatattttgattttttttgcaccctcacattctAGATTTTCCAATAGTtgcatcttggccaaatatggtcaaatcctaacaaaccatacatcaatggaaagcgtatttatttaaaaaataattgacccttataactagttttgtggtccagggtcacatatttgtgcTATAATTAGGCAAGAGCATAAGAAACACCATTTTGTCatttgaatttacatttatttacttgttaaCACTGTACAGTATGTTTATAAAAAGGTGTCATAAAATGTACaacaatgtaaaatgttaatatatgaaggtaaaaataatgaaaaagattAAGTTATCAATAGCGAAAAAATACAACTGTCAATGGCAACAACTGTTGCAGTGACATTCTATAATAGAAGcaaaaaatacaaacttttaaatacgTTAAATAGTCTATTATCCAGCCATCCACAAGATGAAAGGAATGATAAAGGTTGGAAGTGCGGTGGATGGCGCTATTCCAAGAAAAAACATGGAAAGCATTCCGATGACAGTGGTCAGAAGAACACTCCTCTGGTCCCGGATTACTGACTTTAAACTTTCACAGAACTGTTGAGGGAAAGAGATGGGATAGGTGAGATTCGGAGcgctaaaacaaacaaaaagcaatcTGTCATTCGCATCTGACTGAGACGGTGCTGCTATGTTTTTCTGGGCGCGTATCTCTCCAAACCCACTTGCCACTGAAAGCAGCCGTTGTTCCTTTTTGCGCTTAAATGACCCAGATTTTCCGAAAAGCTCTCAGTCAGccaaatgacttgaaaaaataCCTTGTCACTTTAGATGCAAGAAATTAAAGAGCGGTGGAAAAGGGAACACCCAGCTCTAAACCCCAATCTGAATTGCAGAAAGGCATTTTAGGGAGATTTCAACTAACTTTTAGTAGGCTTTGTTTTAGTagcactttatatatatatatatatatatatatatatatatttgtacaaaAATAGTTGGAAACATCTATTTCaagacaaaaattattttttttttattaattaatacattcgtttgtacatttttgtttatatatatatatatacacacacacacacacacacacacacatatatatatatatatatatatatatatagaattaaaaACGTTCGTTGGCCAAATTTAAACTCATGGTAGCGAAAACGCAGGAAGCCATTTTGTTGTCATGTGACAAGAAACCCATAGAGAAGTCTTCGTTAGTTTCTCgcgaaaaaaaaataaatgaaaaaggcATGTTTTGTTTAGGTAAAATGGGACATACATAACAACCTAAAATTTGGGGGGAAAtcttaatatttgtaataaataaataacacaataagGACCTACAAGATGAGGgaatgcattttgtaattttttcaagtttgcATTACTTCAATATTTTCGACATTTTTATggtatatatgatttttttcccaaacGTAGGCTgtaatacatttctttaaagcCCATCTTTATTTGTCACTgacttgtttttaacataattgacCTACTTATTTAAGATAGAGGGTATCGTCTACATAAATTAATGTACATATTAATCCGTTTAAGACTTAAATTGCGTTTGTgctgaaactaataaaaatactttgcGCAAACTTCCTCTTAATCTGGCTAAACCtatttttaaacgaatcttGCTAATGTATAACTGTGCGTAGCATCCAAAGCAGAAAGCCAATAAACtggtaacatttaattattaactttcaATCTACTATCTAGACGCTGTGGATATGAAGTATGCACTGGTCGATTCACAAGGAAAACGTGCTGATAAGAGCCAACCGCGTTTACCTGCTCTGTCTGCAGGCTGACCGCTGTCCCGTAGCGGCAGTAAGTGACAAAATGTTCGCAGTTATTCCACAGGAGACTATACGGAATATGACCGATAAGTTTTTCAGCTCTCCTGGCGACATCCTCAGCAGCCAGCGGCTGTCTCCTCAGGGTAGTATCCATTGTGTTGAGCAAAATAGGAGATCCGTAGGCAAAATCCTCCACCGTGTCGACCCGTATTGAGGCGTACTTGTAGATCACACCAAGGAGCAAGCGCTTGTTCGTCACAACTTTCTGGATTTGAGATTTGTTGCTCGTCAGAACCGGCAGTATGTCAGGCATAAGGTGTGCGACTTTGTTGTCACCGAGATAAATGCCAAAGTGAGTGAACAAAGTGCGAGGAACCTCCAGGAGATCCCCGCGCTGGAAATAATAAGTGCCCTCCTCGCGGCGCTTTGCGCATCTTTCTGGTTTAGGTGAAGCTGTGctgaaaaagttaaaatgtgCAAGAAGAAAGGTTTTCTCCAACAGCAAAGCAAGAGAatctaacattttgcagtgctGCTCAGGCTTCACTTCCCCGCTTCTTTTTATTCTAAGGAGCAGCGGTCCGCCATGACGTCACTGCGGTAGCGGAAATGCTATTGGCCGCTAGTGATGCGCTGGTGAAGAGCTGTAAAAATGTGAAcgacagaaaatataaacaggGAAGGAAAAGGACATAATAACGGCACATTACAACTGTAAGTTACATTATCATACACGGTAAAACGTAACCTATAATCTGGACACATATAAGAACGtgtttgtgatttgtttttgtatttttagaatatatttagaTCGCTTATTATGAAAAAAGGTAGGTAAAACAAGCTAAGGCTCCAATTTACACCTTTTTCAGTTAGgcctataaataaaatgtagagTAACGTTATTTGTTttcaccctggaccacaaaaccaaattttaaattgagatattatctgaaactgaaattaagatattaagataaataaataagctttcagttgatgtatggtttgttaggataggagaatatttggccgagatacaactatttaaaaaactggaaccttttaagttgtccaaataaagttcttagcaatgcatattaataatcagaaaataagttttaatatatttaagttaggacaaatacaaaatatctttatggaacatgatctttacttaatatcctaatgaaattttggcataaaagaaaaatcgatcattttgacccttacaatgtatttttggctactgctacaaatatacccatgctatttAAAACTAGTTaagttttgtgatccagggtcacattttgtgtattgtgtgtgtgtgaagaggGAAAATTTACTCAAAtgattttcactcagaaattgcaagCAAATTTCACAAATTGTTACAAAGAAATGGAAAGTACcaatgaattaaacatgaacttttgaagtagaaagactgaaatggtGTTATTTAAAGCCTActccataaaataattaatacaattaaattgttaaattgtttagATACGCTGTTGATTAATCTTCTATTCATTTGTGAACTCAAATTTTGTTCTGCAAATCTATTTATTCTATAATTGCTGGAAAACGAACAAATAAATCAGTTAAACCGAAGGTCTCATAGCTCCAGGGGTGTCTGGACTTTCTCTGATGTAGGTACAAGCGGGGTAGATGAATGTGGAAAAAGTGAGAGCAGCAAGTTTGGCTAACGGTGGTTTGAAGTTGAGAGCTGGTTCATGCCATGTGGCAATAATTAAAGTCCTCAATACATTCACCCAGACCGCACCAAACAAGAGCTCCTTTTACCAATAGACCGGTTTGCAGGACGTGCAGACAGAGCACATGTCAGCACTCTATTAAAAGTCCCCAGAAATGCAGCCATCACATTTCCAAAACAGAAAAGGGCTGAATTCACCACGAGTTCAGCAGCACTACTAATGAATACCAATGGCACTAATGGTCTTAACTAAGAGTGCTGATTGTCTTGTAAATAGTCCAGCTCCATACA
This genomic window from Labeo rohita strain BAU-BD-2019 chromosome 1, IGBB_LRoh.1.0, whole genome shotgun sequence contains:
- the lratb.2 gene encoding lecithin retinol acyltransferase b, tandem duplicate 2 → MFPLEFLYSLFYIAVVTDFDEKKKKVIQYDISKFKRGDLLEVPRTLFTHFGIYLGNNRVAHLIPDILPVLTTDEKAIEKMVNNNRLILGAIAKKASVRVDSVEDFAYGAEILLNHMDKVCSRSPFEGEEVARRAEKLMGSVVYSLLWYNCEHYVMYCRYGTSVSFQSYQFCKVVRKIVCSKTSCLISFLLCLFIMFYLETVSIFGILPTFMIPFTIWMAS
- the LOC127159068 gene encoding lecithin retinol acyltransferase-like, whose translation is MLDSLALLLEKTFLLAHFNFFSTASPKPERCAKRREEGTYYFQRGDLLEVPRTLFTHFGIYLGDNKVAHLMPDILPVLTSNKSQIQKVVTNKRLLLGVIYKYASIRVDTVEDFAYGSPILLNTMDTTLRRQPLAAEDVARRAEKLIGHIPYSLLWNNCEHFVTYCRYGTAVSLQTEQFCESLKSVIRDQRSVLLTTVIGMLSMFFLGIAPSTALPTFIIPFILWMAG